A part of Nitrososphaerota archaeon genomic DNA contains:
- a CDS encoding alpha-glucosidase/alpha-galactosidase — MKIAIIGAGSLAWSSTIIHDLCMTPELHSSTISLMDINEERLNTIYDFARRYAFERKANLKFEKTLDRKEVIKDADFVINMAMVGGHQYYEKMREISEKYGYYRGINSTEWNMVSDYHTIWGYYQFKLAMDIARDIEELSPNAWLLQLANPVFELTTLISRETKVKVIGLCHGHLGYREIIGILNLNEKDLEIESIGLNHVIWMTKFNYKGENAYPILNEWIEKDYKNYFKKWYESSKIFPLDVQLSPAAIDMYKRYGLFPIGDTVRSGTWKYHWNFRAKKKWYGASGGFDSEIGWKFYLDMEERNMNRIKDALENAQKPLIDIFPSKRSDESVIPIIDSIANDKEGLYQVNVMNKGAIDGIRDDIVVEIPALINRKGIHRIGNKNLPKRIMNFVIYPRIQRMEWAIEAFLEGGKQLLFDWLIVDPRTKSNKQIENVINAILSIPENKEMEKHFR, encoded by the coding sequence ATTAAGATAGCTATTATAGGTGCTGGAAGTCTTGCTTGGAGTTCTACAATTATTCATGACTTATGTATGACACCTGAATTACATAGTAGCACTATTTCATTAATGGATATTAATGAAGAACGCTTAAATACTATTTATGATTTTGCTAGAAGATATGCATTTGAACGTAAAGCTAATTTAAAATTTGAGAAAACTTTAGATAGAAAAGAAGTAATAAAAGATGCTGATTTTGTAATAAACATGGCTATGGTTGGTGGCCATCAATATTATGAAAAAATGAGAGAAATTTCTGAAAAATATGGTTATTATAGAGGAATAAATAGCACAGAATGGAATATGGTATCAGATTATCATACAATTTGGGGGTATTATCAATTTAAATTAGCTATGGATATTGCAAGAGATATTGAAGAATTAAGTCCAAATGCTTGGTTATTGCAATTAGCAAATCCAGTATTCGAACTTACAACATTAATTAGTAGAGAAACTAAAGTAAAAGTGATAGGGCTTTGTCATGGGCATCTTGGTTATAGAGAAATAATTGGAATATTAAATTTGAATGAAAAAGATTTAGAAATAGAATCAATAGGACTTAATCATGTAATATGGATGACTAAGTTTAATTATAAAGGTGAAAATGCATATCCTATTCTTAATGAATGGATTGAAAAAGATTATAAAAATTATTTTAAAAAATGGTATGAATCATCAAAGATTTTCCCTTTAGATGTGCAATTATCTCCTGCTGCAATTGATATGTACAAAAGATATGGTTTATTTCCAATTGGAGATACTGTAAGAAGTGGTACTTGGAAATATCATTGGAATTTTAGAGCAAAGAAAAAATGGTATGGAGCATCAGGTGGCTTCGATTCTGAAATAGGATGGAAATTTTATTTAGATATGGAAGAAAGAAATATGAATAGGATTAAAGATGCTTTAGAAAATGCACAAAAACCATTAATTGATATATTCCCATCAAAAAGAAGTGATGAATCTGTAATACCTATAATAGATTCTATAGCAAATGATAAAGAAGGATTATATCAAGTAAATGTTATGAATAAAGGAGCTATAGATGGTATAAGAGATGATATAGTTGTTGAAATACCTGCTTTAATAAATAGAAAAGGAATTCATAGAATAGGAAATAAAAATCTACCTAAAAGAATAATGAATTTTGTTATTTATCCAAGAATTCAAAGAATGGAATGGGCTATTGAAGCATTTCTTGAAGGCGGAAAACAACTATTGTTTGATTGGTTAATAGTTGATCCAAGAACGAAATCTAATAAACAAATTGAAAATGTTATTAATGCTATACTTTCAATTCCTGAGAATAAAGAAATGGAAAAGCACTTTAGATAA
- a CDS encoding nucleotidyltransferase family protein has protein sequence MKRRKIEEIKNILKEHKEELKKKYGVKEIGIFGSYVKGKNRESSDLDILIEFEEFAKIDLIKFIEIENYLSEILGIKVDLVDKTTLKPAIGKHILQEVIYL, from the coding sequence ATGAAAAGAAGAAAAATTGAAGAAATAAAGAATATTCTAAAAGAGCATAAAGAAGAATTAAAGAAAAAATATGGAGTAAAAGAGATCGGTATTTTCGGATCTTATGTTAAAGGTAAGAATAGAGAATCAAGTGATCTTGACATTCTTATAGAATTTGAAGAATTTGCAAAAATTGATCTTATAAAATTTATAGAAATTGAAAATTATTTATCAGAAATTTTAGGAATAAAGGTTGATCTTGTGGATAAAACTACTTTAAAGCCAGCAATAGGAAAGCACATTTTACAAGAAGTGATTTATTTGTGA
- a CDS encoding DUF86 domain-containing protein yields the protein MKREIKDYIIDIIDSMNKAIKFIEGMSYEQFIQDDKTVFAVVRALEIIGEAIKKIPEEIRTRYPEIPWKGMARMRNKVIHEYFGVNLKYIWATVKERIPEIKPMFEKILRDLES from the coding sequence GTGAAAAGAGAAATTAAGGATTATATCATTGACATTATTGATTCTATGAATAAAGCTATAAAATTCATAGAAGGAATGTCTTATGAGCAATTTATTCAAGATGATAAAACAGTTTTTGCAGTTGTGAGAGCTCTCGAAATCATAGGTGAAGCTATTAAGAAAATTCCTGAAGAAATAAGAACAAGATATCCAGAAATTCCTTGGAAAGGGATGGCAAGAATGAGAAATAAAGTTATTCATGAATATTTTGGCGTAAATTTAAAGTATATTTGGGCAACAGTAAAAGAAAGAATTCCAGAAATTAAGCCGATGTTTGAGAAAATTTTAAGAGATTTAGAAAGTTAA
- a CDS encoding adenosylcobalamin-dependent ribonucleoside-diphosphate reductase — translation MSRVEVKVEKVIKRDGRIVDFDATRIENAIRKAMLATNSYNKEILEKVISYILLIINEKYKERYPHVEEIQDIVEFSLMKYGLFETAKAYVLYRKERERIREEKKKILQKTEVDEVDKNFSINALRILSSRYLLRDEEGKIIESPKQLFQRVAALIIIPDILYDSRIFDKNGSQKIHEKEDFNPEEYEFKIGLKEIKWNRWHLERMKNLYDELNSQRKMKVGWKKFLKMLENGEFDNYYEKFMEYYRIMVEKKFMPNSPTLFNAGARLGQLSACFVLDIDDNIESIMETVKEASIIFKTGGGVGINYSKLRPEGDVVASTSGTASGPCSFMRIIDVTTDVIKQGGKRRGANMGILNASHPEIEKFITLKTTEGVLENFNISVALDKDFWDAYEKDEPYFLINPRNGKSVKKIDPKHLLEIIALSAWKTADPGVLFLDNINKRNILKKARGEITATNPCGEQPLYPYESCNLGSINLYAFIKRDIEGNVEFDWKELEKTIKIAIDFLDNVIDVNKYPLKKIEEKTKESRKIGLGMMGLADTLFALKIPYNSEGGFEFMRKITEFIDYYAYIQSIEKAKERGAFPLFEKSNYVDGEMPVEGFYHKDVWNFDWNKIIEDIKKYGVRNSNLTSIAPTGTISMIVDASSGLEPQFALIFEKTVTLGKFYYVNQELEIQLRERGLYDEKIIEKIAENGGSIQEIDEIPEDLKKVFVTAYDIPWWDHIRAQYEIGLWVDAGISKTINMANWVSVEDVKNAYLFAYKLGLKGITIYRDGSKTKQVLTTPTQRRGKYLKIVENKTIDMLNKYGIKVTIEEKEEKINSLPFLKMDMPKFDLLPKESKKKAKREACPMCQSQSLVYHESCVTCMNCGWSECVEA, via the coding sequence TTGAGTAGGGTAGAAGTTAAAGTTGAGAAAGTTATTAAAAGAGATGGAAGAATAGTAGATTTTGATGCTACAAGAATAGAGAATGCTATTAGAAAAGCAATGCTAGCAACAAATTCATATAATAAAGAAATACTTGAAAAAGTTATTTCATATATTCTTTTAATTATTAATGAAAAATATAAAGAGAGATATCCTCATGTAGAAGAAATACAAGATATAGTTGAATTTTCTTTAATGAAATATGGATTATTTGAAACTGCTAAAGCTTATGTTCTATATAGAAAAGAAAGAGAAAGAATAAGAGAAGAGAAAAAGAAAATTCTTCAAAAAACTGAAGTTGATGAAGTTGATAAAAATTTTTCAATTAATGCATTAAGAATATTATCTTCAAGATATCTTCTTAGAGATGAAGAAGGAAAAATAATAGAGTCTCCTAAACAATTATTTCAAAGAGTTGCAGCATTAATAATTATTCCAGACATACTATACGATTCAAGAATTTTTGATAAAAATGGTTCACAAAAAATACATGAAAAAGAAGATTTTAACCCAGAAGAATATGAATTTAAAATTGGATTAAAAGAAATTAAATGGAATAGATGGCATTTAGAAAGAATGAAGAATCTTTACGATGAATTAAATTCTCAAAGAAAAATGAAAGTAGGTTGGAAGAAATTTTTGAAAATGCTTGAAAATGGAGAATTTGATAATTATTATGAAAAATTCATGGAATATTATAGAATTATGGTTGAGAAAAAATTTATGCCAAATTCACCAACATTATTCAATGCAGGTGCAAGATTAGGTCAGCTTTCTGCATGCTTTGTTTTAGACATAGATGATAATATAGAATCTATAATGGAAACTGTTAAGGAAGCATCTATAATTTTCAAAACTGGTGGAGGAGTTGGAATAAATTATTCAAAATTAAGACCTGAAGGAGATGTTGTTGCTTCTACAAGTGGTACTGCTTCTGGACCATGTAGCTTTATGAGAATAATAGATGTAACAACTGATGTTATAAAACAAGGTGGGAAGAGACGAGGAGCAAATATGGGAATATTAAATGCATCACATCCAGAAATTGAAAAATTTATAACATTAAAAACGACTGAAGGGGTATTAGAGAATTTTAATATTTCTGTTGCATTAGATAAAGATTTTTGGGATGCATATGAAAAAGATGAACCATATTTTTTAATTAATCCAAGAAATGGAAAAAGTGTTAAAAAAATAGATCCTAAACATTTATTAGAAATAATTGCTTTATCTGCATGGAAAACAGCCGATCCAGGAGTATTATTTTTAGACAATATAAATAAAAGAAATATTTTAAAGAAAGCTAGAGGAGAAATAACAGCAACTAATCCATGTGGAGAACAGCCTTTATATCCATATGAATCTTGCAATTTAGGGTCTATTAATTTATATGCTTTTATAAAGAGAGATATCGAAGGAAATGTAGAATTTGATTGGAAAGAATTAGAAAAAACAATAAAAATTGCTATTGATTTTTTGGATAATGTAATAGATGTTAATAAATACCCTCTTAAGAAAATAGAAGAAAAAACTAAAGAATCTAGAAAAATAGGTTTAGGAATGATGGGGTTGGCTGATACATTATTTGCATTAAAAATTCCATATAATAGTGAAGGAGGATTTGAATTTATGAGAAAAATAACCGAATTTATTGATTATTATGCATATATTCAATCAATAGAAAAGGCAAAAGAAAGGGGAGCATTTCCATTATTTGAAAAAAGTAACTATGTAGATGGAGAAATGCCAGTTGAAGGATTTTATCATAAAGATGTTTGGAATTTTGATTGGAATAAAATAATTGAAGATATAAAAAAATATGGTGTTAGAAATTCAAATTTAACATCTATTGCTCCGACAGGTACTATATCTATGATAGTTGATGCATCTTCTGGTTTAGAACCTCAATTTGCTTTAATATTTGAAAAAACAGTCACTCTTGGAAAATTCTATTATGTAAATCAAGAACTTGAAATACAATTGAGAGAAAGAGGACTTTATGATGAAAAAATAATTGAAAAAATTGCTGAAAATGGAGGATCAATACAAGAAATAGATGAAATACCTGAAGATTTAAAGAAAGTTTTTGTTACTGCATATGATATTCCATGGTGGGACCATATAAGAGCTCAATATGAGATAGGACTCTGGGTTGATGCTGGAATAAGTAAAACAATAAATATGGCAAATTGGGTAAGCGTAGAAGATGTTAAGAATGCTTATCTTTTTGCTTATAAATTGGGATTAAAAGGAATAACAATTTATAGAGATGGATCTAAAACAAAACAAGTTTTAACAACTCCTACTCAAAGAAGAGGAAAATATTTAAAAATTGTTGAAAATAAAACAATCGATATGCTTAATAAATATGGAATTAAAGTAACTATTGAAGAAAAAGAAGAAAAAATAAATTCTCTTCCATTCCTTAAAATGGATATGCCTAAGTTTGATCTTTTACCAAAAGAATCGAAGAAAAAAGCAAAGAGAGAAGCTTGTCCTATGTGTCAAAGTCAAAGCT